The stretch of DNA CGCAATCCCGGTGCGTTAGCTGTCATATTCCAAAAGCCCAAAACGAGCTCGAGGACCAACACGGCACGGGCTGTTCGTCCTGCCATGTTCCCTATCGTGCCGGTGGCTCCTACTTAGGAAGCGATCCCACGATCGACAGGAATCAAACCGGCAAGCTCCTGCTGCACCGCCTGCAGGGAACGGCGAACACCACGATTACCCTCCGCGTGAACGGAGACGACTCCGAGAGTTTTCGTGGCATCCTGTTAGACAACTGCTTTCGATGTCACAACGACGTCCGGCACGAAGACCTCAATCCCATCGGATCCGCGATCAGCCATTACGGGGACAGCCATGAGACCCACATGGGCGGTACCATGCTCTGTCAGGATTGCCATACTTCGATCGAGATGCACGGCGACGGCAACATCCCCCTGTCTTCTCGTGCCCAGGTCGAGATACGGTGCGAGGACTGTCACGGCACCGTCGACAAGGCGCCCTGGGAACTACCGATCGGTTATGGCGGCGAGCCAGGGAAGAATCCGGCGGGTCCGGCTCGCGGCCTGGTGAAAGAACCACCGGACATCGTAGGCGCTTTCTACGATAGCCAGGAAGGTTATCTGTTGACCTCGCGGGGTAATCCGTTTGGGAACGTGGTGAAGGATGGCGAGCGCGTCCTGTTACATTCCGCCACCGGGCAACAACTCGCCGTCCCGATTCTCAAACAGATCCGGCAGCACGAGGCATGGAAATCACCGCTCTCACGCCAAGCCATGTTCGAGGTCAAGGAGCATGGTGAGAGAATGGCCTGTACGACCTGTCATGGAGACCGCGTGCAGCCACCTTGCCTCGGCTGCCACGCTTCCGAATCTCAATCGAGAAAAGAGTGAGTAGAAAATGAACCGCGATGGCTCGAATCAGAACGCAAAGATCCTCCTGCCGGTGCTGTTAGGGGGATTGTTCGCGGGAAATCTCGCTCCGGCCCAAGAACCAGAGGCGCCGGCCGTCATCGAGGCTTTGGTTCCCGCCGTCGTTCGGGTCACCGGCTACATGCGCGACGGTGCCGGAAGAGGTGAGTACCGGATGTTTGCCGAAAGCACCGGATTTTTCGTCGATGAAAGCGGCCTGTTGTTTACGGTCTACGACAAATTCGTCTCGCCGACAGAAAGAAAGTTGTGTGAAAAATTCGAGATTACGCGTCACGACGGCCAGACGATCGAAGCGCGGATGTTTCTGGTCGACCCGGTCTTGAACTTTGCGGTACTGAAGATGGCCGATGAAGAAAACTATCCCGCGATCGAACGGACGGCCACGTCCGAGGTCAGCTCGGGAGACAGAGTCTGGGCCGTTGCCGGACCGCGTTCCAACGAAGAAAGTCCGATATTCGCCGGTGTCATCAAGGCGGAAAACAACTCGACGATCTACCTGGAGGGCTGCGGCAACGAGCTCATCGATACCTATATCGAGCTGCCCGCCTTTGCCCATGGCGGCCCGCTCGTAACCGATAACGGGAACCTGATCGGGATCAACATGCCCCGGAAGAAGGAATGTCCGGACGAGGGGCCCGGAGAGGAACATGCCACACCGATCGCCGACGTCAACAGGATTCTGGAGCTGTTATTGGCCTATCCGACATTCGAGCGCAAATGGCTGGGAATCAGCGTTCGTCACATGGGCCGGGATTCCGTCGAAATCGTCCGCCGGGTCATGCACAAGCGTTGCGGGATCCTGGTCGATTTTGTATGGCCGGAAGGCCCTTCGGGAAAGGCCGACATTCGAAGCGGCGATATCCTGGTGATGGTCAATGACGAGATCGTCATGACCACCATGCACCTCGAGAGCATACTCTTCCGGACAGAGGCGAATACGGTACTGGAGCTGAAGCTCATTCGTGACGGCGCCCTGCTGACCCAGAGGGTCCGAGTGGAACAACGTCCACCCTGGGCCGCGCTCTAGAAACGAATTGAAGCGAACCGCCGTCTCAGTCGTATTCCTCGCCGTTGCTTTCGTCATTGCCGCGAGACTCCTGCGGAACGACGTCGAGAGGCCGCAGGACGTCGTCGTGAGCCGAGCCGCCCGGGATCACCGGAAGCTCATTCTCATGCTGCAATACATCGGTAGAGACTATCGAGACGCCGTCGAGGATGGCTCGATCATCAATCCATTCGAGTATCGCGAGATTTCGACGTTTTGCGACGAGGTAATCGAGATCTACACGGGATTTCAACAGGGGCTCGAGAAGAGTGAGACGGTTTTCGAGCTGCAGCAGCTGCGCCAGATGGTTTACGAAAAGTCCGACCTCTATTCGATTTCGGATCTTTCCAAAACGCTCGTCAATGAGCTGAGCGCGGAACTGGCCACGGATTCTTCACCTCTCACCACGCCCGACCTGGCCAGCGGCAAACGTTCGTATCAGGCCGGAGGTTGTCCGGTGTGCCATGGCCTCATGGGTGACGGAGACGGCTGGGCGGCCGGGTGGTTGGAGCCGGCTCCGGGAAGCTTTCGCGAGGAGGGGCGGATGCGCGATGCGACCCCGTACTACTTCTTCAACGTGATCGAGCTCGGTGTGACCGGAACCTCGATGCCGTCTTTCGAGGAAGCCTTCTCGAGTCAGGAAGTATGGGACATCGCCTTTTATCTCATGACCCTGCGAGACGGTTTCAATCCGCAACCACCGGGCGGAAGCCTCGACCTGACTCTCACCGACCTCGCCACGAAGTCAGATCTCGATCTCATGGAAGAGATGGCCGACCGAGGACAGCAAGGGGACCTATCGGCCGCAATCGATTTCCTGCGCGGCCGGCCGGAAGTCTTGGAGTGAGCGTCATCGACCGCTCGTGACGAGATAAGTCACAAGCGTCTTCATCTAGCGGCGATTCGACCATTGTGCTAGCCTTCGACCTCCGAGGGCATGCGGCTAATTTCCTTTAGACGAGGCGGAAAGCGTTTTGCGGCTGGAGCCGGTCTCGCCTGCCTGCTGAGCGTTCTCGCCGCGTGCGCCGGGGGACCGGACGACGGCAAGCTCGTCATTCGCCTCGGACACATCGGGTTTCCTCAATCCCCCTTCGACCAGGGCGCTCGCAAGTTCAAAGAGCTCCTCGAGGCGCGTTTTCCCGATCGCGTCGAGGTCCGCATCTTCGGCTCGGCGCAGCTGGGCGAAGACAAGGAGATGCTCGAAGGCCTCCGGTTCGGAACGCTCGAGATGCACGTGCCTTCGTCGGTCCTTCATTCGGTCGAGCCCCTGTTCGGCGTCTTCGATTTGCCGTTTCTCATCGAGGATCGCGCCCAAATGGAAGCCATCGCCGAAGGCCCGATCGGCGCGAAGCTTCGTGAGAGCCTCCTCGCGCACGATCTGGTGCTTCTCGGCTTCTGGGAGAACGGCTTTCGGATGATCACCAACAACGTGCGTCCCATCGTTCGGCCGGAGGATCTCCGCGGTATCAAGATCCGGACTCCAAAGGACCCCGAGCGGGTCAAGCTCTTCCGCGCTTTCGGCGCGAATCCGACGTCGATGAGCTATGGCGAGGTCTTCTCCGCCCTGAAACAGGGCGTCATCGACGGCCAGGAGAACCCCTTCTCCCAGATCGTCCCCGCCCGCTTCCACGAGGTCCAGCGCTATCTCTCGCTCTCGAAGCACGTCTACTCGCCTGCCTATCCCCTCATGAGCCGGCAGTACGTCGAGAGCCTGGACGAGGACATAAGGCGCGGCGTGGAGGAAGTGGCCCGGGAAGTGGGCCGCTACCATCGGGAGCTGGGCGAAAAAGAGGACGCGCGGTACCGCGTGCAGCTGGAGGAAGACCTGGAGATTACCGAGATCGACCGCGAGGCCTTTGCCCGGGCCGCGGAGCCGCTCTTCGAGGAGTTCAACGAGAAGTTCGGCCCCGAGCTCGTCGAGACCATCCGCGGCCATCGCGCGGCCGAGTGATGGCAAGCTCCTGGCTCGATCGCGCCGAGGGCGCGATCCGAACGGCTCTCGCCGCGGCCGCATCCGCCACCCTGGCTGCCATCGCCGGGATCTGTTTCGTCGAGGTCGTCCTTCGCTACGGGTTCGGATCGAGCTTCGGCTGGTACGACGAGTTCGTGGGCTACCTGCTCGTCTGGCTCACGTTTCTCGGCGCGGTGCTCGCCCAGTCCCAGGGCCAGCACATCGGGATCGAGAACCTTCTCGAGAGGGCGCCGGACCGGCTCCGCTTCGCGCTTCGACTCGCGAACCATGCCATCCTCGTGGCGATTCATCTCGTGCTCCTCGTCTACGGCTTTCAGATCGTGGCTCGTCTCCTCACCGAGAGGGCGATCACGCTTCCCATACCCATGGGTTACATCTACGCGGTGCTGCCGGTCTCGGCGATTTTCATGCTGCTCGTCGAGTCGATCCAGATCGCGAGAACGCTGCGGGCGGGCTGAACCGTGGAGCTGCTGCTCATCGTACTCACCGGCCTCCTGATCCTGCTCGGCCTTCCCATCGGCTACGCGCTCAT from Vicinamibacteria bacterium encodes:
- a CDS encoding cytochrome C → GILPFAEGKMMEQIRARGRKLGDPEGCVVCHGGTPSATTKEEAHRSEPQPMGPERFYPNPGSFFVAERTCGQCHQGYARRLLKSSTGTETAKIHRNLCRFALNETASGGTEKRFGSYAIEDDDGKVPIVGSAVYKEFMTSFVSDSDLFTERLESPPVLADGVTQSRCVSCHIPKAQNELEDQHGTGCSSCHVPYRAGGSYLGSDPTIDRNQTGKLLLHRLQGTANTTITLRVNGDDSESFRGILLDNCFRCHNDVRHEDLNPIGSAISHYGDSHETHMGGTMLCQDCHTSIEMHGDGNIPLSSRAQVEIRCEDCHGTVDKAPWELPIGYGGEPGKNPAGPARGLVKEPPDIVGAFYDSQEGYLLTSRGNPFGNVVKDGERVLLHSATGQQLAVPILKQIRQHEAWKSPLSRQAMFEVKEHGERMACTTCHGDRVQPPCLGCHASESQSRKE
- a CDS encoding TRAP transporter substrate-binding protein, with the translated sequence MRLISFRRGGKRFAAGAGLACLLSVLAACAGGPDDGKLVIRLGHIGFPQSPFDQGARKFKELLEARFPDRVEVRIFGSAQLGEDKEMLEGLRFGTLEMHVPSSVLHSVEPLFGVFDLPFLIEDRAQMEAIAEGPIGAKLRESLLAHDLVLLGFWENGFRMITNNVRPIVRPEDLRGIKIRTPKDPERVKLFRAFGANPTSMSYGEVFSALKQGVIDGQENPFSQIVPARFHEVQRYLSLSKHVYSPAYPLMSRQYVESLDEDIRRGVEEVAREVGRYHRELGEKEDARYRVQLEEDLEITEIDREAFARAAEPLFEEFNEKFGPELVETIRGHRAAE
- a CDS encoding TRAP transporter small permease — translated: MASSWLDRAEGAIRTALAAAASATLAAIAGICFVEVVLRYGFGSSFGWYDEFVGYLLVWLTFLGAVLAQSQGQHIGIENLLERAPDRLRFALRLANHAILVAIHLVLLVYGFQIVARLLTERAITLPIPMGYIYAVLPVSAIFMLLVESIQIARTLRAG
- a CDS encoding S1C family serine protease, with protein sequence MNRDGSNQNAKILLPVLLGGLFAGNLAPAQEPEAPAVIEALVPAVVRVTGYMRDGAGRGEYRMFAESTGFFVDESGLLFTVYDKFVSPTERKLCEKFEITRHDGQTIEARMFLVDPVLNFAVLKMADEENYPAIERTATSEVSSGDRVWAVAGPRSNEESPIFAGVIKAENNSTIYLEGCGNELIDTYIELPAFAHGGPLVTDNGNLIGINMPRKKECPDEGPGEEHATPIADVNRILELLLAYPTFERKWLGISVRHMGRDSVEIVRRVMHKRCGILVDFVWPEGPSGKADIRSGDILVMVNDEIVMTTMHLESILFRTEANTVLELKLIRDGALLTQRVRVEQRPPWAAL
- a CDS encoding cytochrome c, with translation MKRTAVSVVFLAVAFVIAARLLRNDVERPQDVVVSRAARDHRKLILMLQYIGRDYRDAVEDGSIINPFEYREISTFCDEVIEIYTGFQQGLEKSETVFELQQLRQMVYEKSDLYSISDLSKTLVNELSAELATDSSPLTTPDLASGKRSYQAGGCPVCHGLMGDGDGWAAGWLEPAPGSFREEGRMRDATPYYFFNVIELGVTGTSMPSFEEAFSSQEVWDIAFYLMTLRDGFNPQPPGGSLDLTLTDLATKSDLDLMEEMADRGQQGDLSAAIDFLRGRPEVLE